One segment of Ignavibacteria bacterium DNA contains the following:
- the rpsJ gene encoding 30S ribosomal protein S10, with the protein MATQRIRIKLRSYDHNLIDRSAERIVRTVKQTGAVVSGPIPLPTERTVYTVLRSPHVDKKSREQFEARVHKRVIDIFSSTQKTIDALMRLELPAGVDVEVKV; encoded by the coding sequence GTGGCAACGCAACGCATTCGCATCAAGCTACGGTCTTACGATCATAATCTTATTGATCGTTCGGCAGAGCGCATCGTCCGCACAGTGAAGCAGACAGGTGCCGTGGTTTCGGGACCGATCCCGCTACCTACGGAACGTACGGTCTATACAGTGCTGCGGTCTCCGCACGTGGACAAGAAGTCACGTGAGCAATTTGAAGCACGCGTGCACAAGCGCGTCATTGACATCTTCAGCAGCACGCAGAAGACGATCGATGCGCTCATGCGCCTGGAGCTCCCGGCGGGTGTTGATGTGGAAGTGAAAGTCTAG
- the rplB gene encoding 50S ribosomal protein L2, with product MATRNLKPITPGTRYYSISTFDEITTSKPEKSLLEPIKKSGGRNNTGRVTSRHRGGGHKRMYRIIDFKREKFGIEATVMTIEYDPNRTCRIALLEYADGEKRYIIAPDKVKVGQKLMSGEKAEPKDGNTLPFTKIPVGYVVHNIELKPGKGGQMVRSAGTSAQFVGVDNGKAQIKLPSGEIRMVPAICMATIGVVSNGSHENISYGKAGRMRWLGVRPQTRGMAMNPIDHPNGGGEGRSKSGGGRKHMRSPWGQLAKGLKTRKKKNASNDMIIRRRNA from the coding sequence ATGGCAACCAGGAATCTCAAACCGATCACGCCGGGAACGCGCTACTACAGCATCAGCACGTTCGACGAGATCACGACATCCAAGCCGGAGAAAAGCCTTCTTGAGCCGATCAAGAAGTCTGGCGGCCGCAACAACACCGGACGCGTAACATCGCGTCACCGTGGTGGCGGACACAAGCGGATGTATCGTATCATCGATTTCAAGCGCGAAAAGTTCGGTATCGAAGCAACAGTGATGACGATCGAATACGATCCGAATCGCACATGCCGCATTGCACTTCTCGAGTATGCTGACGGAGAGAAGCGTTATATCATCGCCCCGGATAAGGTGAAGGTTGGCCAGAAGCTCATGAGTGGTGAGAAGGCTGAACCAAAGGATGGCAACACGTTGCCGTTCACCAAGATCCCGGTGGGATATGTGGTACACAACATTGAATTGAAGCCCGGTAAGGGTGGTCAGATGGTTCGTTCGGCCGGTACATCCGCGCAGTTCGTTGGTGTTGACAACGGCAAGGCTCAGATCAAGCTCCCTTCGGGTGAGATTCGCATGGTCCCTGCAATTTGTATGGCAACGATCGGTGTAGTGAGTAACGGTTCGCACGAGAACATCAGCTATGGCAAGGCCGGCCGTATGCGTTGGTTGGGCGTTCGTCCACAGACGCGTGGTATGGCAATGAATCCGATCGATCACCCGAATGGTGGTGGTGAAGGACGTTCGAAGTCGGGTGGTGGTCGCAAGCACATGCGTTCACCATGGGGCCAGCTTGCTAAGGGTCTCAAGACACGGAAGAAGAAGAATGCCTCGAATGACATGATCATTCGTCGGCGCAACGCGTAA
- the rplD gene encoding 50S ribosomal protein L4 — MTVDILTKDGAKAGSIELPASVFGIEPSEHAMYQAVRAYLAHRRQGTHKVKTRAEVSGGGKKPFKQKGTGGARRGTSRSPLNPGGGKIHGPFPHLYHIELPVKVKRLARKSALTLRARENNLVVLEDFTVSAPKTREVASMLKAIKVDGSKVLLLLPKANETFVKSARNIAGVTTFPADKISAYDVLSHGKLVIFKSAIETLANSFGDANEGDA; from the coding sequence ATGACTGTGGATATACTCACAAAGGACGGTGCAAAAGCGGGCTCTATCGAGCTGCCGGCATCGGTCTTTGGTATCGAGCCCAGCGAGCACGCGATGTATCAGGCTGTACGAGCATACTTGGCGCATCGTCGTCAGGGCACGCACAAAGTGAAGACGCGCGCTGAGGTGTCCGGTGGCGGCAAAAAGCCGTTCAAGCAAAAAGGCACTGGTGGTGCACGTCGTGGCACGAGCCGCTCGCCCCTTAACCCGGGTGGCGGTAAGATCCACGGTCCGTTCCCTCACCTCTATCACATCGAACTTCCGGTGAAGGTGAAGAGACTTGCTCGCAAGTCTGCGCTCACCCTTCGTGCTCGCGAGAATAATCTCGTAGTGCTTGAGGACTTCACGGTAAGCGCACCGAAGACGCGCGAAGTAGCATCGATGTTGAAGGCCATCAAGGTTGATGGTTCCAAGGTGCTGTTGCTTCTGCCGAAGGCGAACGAGACGTTTGTGAAGTCTGCGCGGAACATCGCAGGTGTAACAACCTTCCCGGCCGACAAGATCTCTGCATATGATGTGCTGAGTCACGGCAAGCTTGTGATCTTCAAGAGCGCTATCGAAACGCTTGCCAATTCGTTTGGCGACGCGAATGAAGGAGACGCATAA
- the rpsS gene encoding 30S ribosomal protein S19 has translation MPRSLKKEPFVSYKLVKKVAAMNDSSKKSVIKTWSRASTISPEFVGHTLAVHNGNKFIPVYVTENMVGHKLGEFSPTRTYRGHSGNRKDLKTGKK, from the coding sequence ATGCCTCGTTCACTGAAGAAAGAGCCGTTCGTCAGCTATAAGCTGGTCAAGAAGGTAGCGGCAATGAATGACTCGAGCAAGAAGTCCGTGATCAAGACCTGGTCGCGTGCATCAACGATTTCGCCGGAGTTCGTGGGTCACACACTCGCGGTACACAACGGTAACAAGTTCATTCCGGTATATGTGACGGAGAACATGGTTGGTCATAAGCTTGGTGAGTTTTCGCCAACGCGGACATACCGTGGACACTCTGGCAATCGGAAAGATCTCAAAACGGGCAAGAAGTAA
- the fusA gene encoding elongation factor G, whose protein sequence is MTRSVAIDLVRNIGIMAHIDAGKTTTTERILYYTGVLHRMGEVHEGTAFTDYMEQEKERGITITSAAVTCTWHDHMINIIDTPGHVDFTAEVQRSLRVLDGAIALFCAVAGVEPQSETVWHQADQYHVPRIAFVNKMDRVGANFTRVLGMMRQRLGANPVAVQLPLGAEDTFTGVVDLIDRVAIVFDRERGEKFETGPVPDEMKQEVEDARQLLVEAVAEHDDVLLERYLGGGEITSEELRAGLRKATLHNKVTPVFCGSSFKNKGVQQLLDGVIAYLPSPNDVGYTHGYNVADHDIEETRKPEDEEAFSALAFKIITDPFVGRLTFIRIYSGSIKAGEQLYNVTNDKKERAGKIMRMSANKREELEAAYAGDIVAIPSMRFTRTGDTLCDQKRPLLLESISFSDPVINQSVEARTLADQDKLTESLHRLSEEDPTFRFHTDAESGQIIISGVGELHLEILVDRLKREFNVPVKVGKPQVAYRETITSVARAEGKFVRSNAGKNQFGQATIELRPNDPGKGLEFRSELAPGALPETYVKSAEKGALEALKVGPISGYPMIDIMAVLVDTAYNEEDATETAYAVASSIAAKDACRMANPVIMEPVFQVEVVTPEDYVGEVIADLSSRSGMVQGISQRDILQVVTALVPLSQLFGYVTQLRSLTQGRGSYTMHFHGYEQAQRRS, encoded by the coding sequence ATGACGCGTTCCGTCGCAATCGACCTCGTGCGCAACATCGGCATCATGGCACACATTGATGCTGGGAAGACCACGACAACGGAACGGATCCTGTACTACACAGGAGTGCTCCACAGAATGGGCGAAGTGCATGAAGGCACGGCGTTCACAGACTACATGGAGCAGGAGAAGGAGAGAGGGATCACGATCACATCGGCCGCTGTCACGTGTACGTGGCACGACCATATGATCAACATCATTGACACTCCGGGTCATGTCGATTTCACAGCCGAAGTGCAACGATCGCTGCGCGTCTTAGACGGTGCGATCGCCCTCTTCTGCGCTGTGGCAGGCGTAGAGCCACAATCGGAGACTGTTTGGCATCAAGCCGATCAGTACCATGTGCCTCGTATCGCCTTTGTGAATAAGATGGACAGAGTTGGAGCCAACTTCACTCGGGTTCTCGGTATGATGCGTCAGCGACTCGGTGCCAACCCTGTTGCCGTGCAGCTACCACTGGGAGCCGAAGACACCTTCACTGGTGTTGTTGACCTGATCGACCGTGTTGCGATCGTCTTCGATCGTGAGCGCGGAGAGAAGTTCGAGACCGGTCCGGTACCGGACGAGATGAAGCAAGAAGTTGAAGATGCAAGACAACTGCTTGTAGAAGCAGTGGCAGAACATGACGACGTGTTATTGGAAAGATATCTTGGCGGCGGAGAGATCACGTCGGAAGAGCTTCGAGCCGGACTCCGCAAGGCAACTTTGCACAACAAGGTAACCCCGGTGTTCTGCGGAAGTTCCTTCAAGAACAAAGGTGTTCAGCAGCTTCTCGACGGTGTAATCGCCTACTTGCCGTCTCCGAACGATGTTGGGTATACGCACGGATACAACGTTGCCGACCACGACATTGAAGAGACTCGCAAGCCAGAAGATGAAGAAGCCTTTTCTGCATTGGCCTTTAAGATCATCACCGATCCATTCGTTGGAAGGTTGACGTTCATACGGATCTACTCAGGCAGTATCAAGGCAGGCGAGCAGCTGTACAATGTGACGAATGACAAGAAGGAGCGAGCCGGGAAGATCATGCGCATGAGCGCAAACAAGCGTGAAGAACTCGAAGCGGCGTATGCCGGCGACATCGTGGCGATACCTTCGATGAGATTCACGCGAACGGGTGATACACTGTGTGATCAGAAACGCCCCTTACTCCTTGAAAGCATCAGTTTCTCAGATCCCGTTATCAATCAATCGGTTGAGGCGCGGACTTTGGCGGATCAGGACAAACTGACCGAATCCTTACATCGGCTCTCTGAAGAAGATCCGACGTTTCGATTTCATACTGATGCTGAATCAGGACAGATCATTATTTCCGGCGTAGGTGAGCTCCATTTGGAGATCCTTGTAGACCGGTTGAAAAGAGAATTCAACGTCCCCGTTAAAGTGGGGAAACCGCAGGTGGCCTACCGAGAGACCATCACCAGTGTTGCACGCGCGGAGGGCAAGTTCGTCCGCAGCAACGCCGGGAAGAATCAATTCGGGCAGGCAACCATTGAATTACGACCGAACGACCCAGGAAAAGGCCTCGAGTTCCGCAGTGAACTTGCACCGGGGGCACTTCCAGAGACGTACGTCAAGAGTGCAGAGAAGGGGGCTTTAGAAGCCCTCAAGGTCGGACCGATCTCGGGATACCCCATGATTGACATCATGGCCGTCCTTGTGGATACGGCATACAATGAAGAAGACGCAACGGAGACGGCTTACGCCGTCGCCTCCTCGATCGCTGCGAAGGATGCTTGCAGAATGGCGAACCCCGTCATTATGGAGCCTGTCTTCCAGGTAGAGGTCGTTACGCCCGAGGATTACGTGGGCGAGGTCATTGCTGATCTCAGTTCGCGTAGTGGAATGGTGCAAGGGATTTCCCAGCGCGACATTCTACAAGTTGTGACGGCTTTGGTGCCGCTGTCTCAATTATTCGGCTACGTAACACAGTTGCGATCGCTTACGCAGGGCAGAGGTTCGTATACCATGCATTTCCATGGATACGAGCAGGCTCAACGTCGCTCATAA
- the rplC gene encoding 50S ribosomal protein L3 has product MSAILGRKLGMTSIFTDDGNFVPCTVIEAGPCPVVQVKTKDNDGYDAVQIGYESIAERKVNRPRAGHFAKNDVEPTRHLKEFRQLVAKVKNGDIITVEAFATGDKVKVSATSKGKGFQGVVRRHHFGGVGMATHGQSDRPRAPGSIGSSSYPSRVFKGMRMAGRMGGTRITIRNLTVLRVMPEQNLLLVKGSIPGAMNSVVEIVKL; this is encoded by the coding sequence ATGAGCGCAATCCTCGGACGAAAGCTGGGAATGACGAGCATCTTTACGGATGATGGCAATTTTGTGCCATGTACTGTGATCGAAGCCGGACCATGCCCAGTAGTCCAAGTAAAAACAAAAGACAATGACGGCTATGATGCCGTTCAGATCGGCTATGAGTCGATCGCCGAACGCAAAGTGAATCGCCCTCGGGCAGGACACTTCGCTAAGAACGACGTCGAACCGACGCGCCACTTGAAAGAGTTCCGCCAGCTTGTTGCCAAGGTCAAAAATGGTGACATCATAACGGTTGAAGCTTTCGCAACTGGTGACAAGGTGAAGGTGTCGGCAACGAGCAAGGGTAAGGGCTTCCAGGGTGTTGTACGCCGTCACCACTTCGGTGGTGTTGGTATGGCAACACACGGACAGTCTGACCGACCTCGGGCCCCGGGTTCTATCGGTTCGTCGTCCTATCCATCGCGTGTTTTCAAAGGCATGCGAATGGCTGGCCGGATGGGTGGGACACGTATCACTATCCGCAATCTCACGGTTCTCCGTGTGATGCCCGAGCAAAATCTCCTTCTTGTGAAGGGGAGCATCCCGGGCGCAATGAATTCAGTAGTTGAAATTGTAAAGCTCTAA
- the rpsG gene encoding 30S ribosomal protein S7: protein MRKKRSDKRRTAVDPRFNDVMVAKFVNNIMIQGKKNAARKIVYEAMDIVAKKTEQDPLEVFRKAIQNASPAIEIRPRRVGGATYQVPMEVREERRAALAIRWLKKFAADRRDRSMAAKLASELLAAANGEGGAIKRRDEMHRMADANRAFAHFRW from the coding sequence ATGCGTAAAAAACGTTCAGATAAACGCCGTACTGCAGTGGACCCACGTTTCAACGACGTGATGGTAGCCAAGTTCGTAAACAACATCATGATCCAGGGCAAGAAGAATGCAGCTCGGAAGATCGTGTATGAGGCAATGGACATCGTTGCGAAGAAGACAGAGCAAGACCCGCTTGAAGTCTTCCGCAAGGCAATCCAGAACGCTTCGCCAGCCATCGAGATCCGTCCGCGCCGCGTAGGTGGTGCAACGTATCAAGTCCCGATGGAAGTGCGCGAAGAGCGTCGTGCTGCTCTGGCCATTCGTTGGCTGAAGAAGTTCGCCGCGGATCGTCGTGATCGTTCGATGGCTGCAAAGCTTGCAAGTGAGCTATTGGCAGCAGCCAATGGTGAAGGTGGCGCCATCAAGCGTCGCGATGAAATGCACCGTATGGCAGACGCCAACCGAGCATTCGCCCACTTCCGTTGGTAA
- a CDS encoding 30S ribosomal protein S12, giving the protein MPTISQLVRKGRPVVTVKSKSPALQSCPQKRGVCTRVYTTTPKKPNSALRKVARVRLSNGLEVTAYIPGEGHNLQEHSIVLIRGGRIKDLPGVRYHIVRGSADTQGVANRKQSRSKYGAKKPKAGAAPAGKK; this is encoded by the coding sequence ATGCCTACGATCAGCCAACTTGTCCGTAAAGGACGCCCAGTTGTTACCGTGAAGAGCAAGTCCCCGGCTCTTCAATCATGCCCGCAGAAGCGTGGCGTGTGTACGCGTGTATACACCACAACGCCTAAGAAGCCGAACTCAGCTCTTCGCAAGGTTGCCCGTGTGCGCCTTTCGAACGGCCTTGAAGTAACGGCCTATATCCCGGGTGAAGGTCACAACCTTCAGGAGCACTCGATCGTGCTCATCCGTGGTGGTCGTATCAAGGACCTTCCGGGTGTGCGATACCACATCGTGCGTGGTTCCGCTGACACGCAGGGTGTAGCCAATCGCAAGCAATCTCGTTCGAAGTACGGAGCCAAGAAGCCAAAGGCTGGTGCAGCACCGGCAGGAAAGAAGTAA
- the rplW gene encoding 50S ribosomal protein L23: protein MITVLKKPVITEKATKVGHMRQYVFEVDPNANKLQIRQAIKQMFDVEAKSIRTVRTKGKVKTRMTRRGPQVGRTNLKKKAYVTLKEGQSIDIVAGEGNEE, encoded by the coding sequence ATGATCACAGTCCTTAAGAAGCCGGTGATCACAGAGAAGGCAACTAAGGTTGGCCACATGCGCCAGTATGTCTTTGAAGTTGATCCAAATGCGAACAAGCTGCAGATCCGTCAAGCCATCAAGCAAATGTTTGATGTAGAAGCGAAGAGCATCCGCACGGTACGTACGAAGGGTAAAGTCAAGACTCGTATGACGCGCCGTGGTCCTCAAGTTGGTCGTACCAACCTGAAGAAGAAGGCCTATGTGACGCTCAAGGAAGGTCAGTCCATCGACATCGTTGCCGGCGAAGGCAACGAGGAGTAA
- the tuf gene encoding elongation factor Tu, which produces MAKEKFERNKPHVNVGTIGHVDHGKTTLTAAITMCLAAKGLSQKRSFDSIDNAPEEKARGITIATAHVEYETENRHYAHVDCPGHADYVKNMITGAAQMDGAILVVAATDGPMPQTREHILLARQVGVPRIVVFMNKVDIADPDLVELVEMEIRELLSKYEFPGDDIPIIKGSALKALDAASGGAGADDADMACIFELMAAVDSYIPTPVRDVDKPFLMPVEDVFSITGRGTVGTGRIERGIVKVNEEVEIVGFGLQKKTIVTGIEMFRKLLDEGRAGDNVGLLLRGVDKEEIERGMVIAKPGSITPHHKFKAQAYVLNKDEGGRHTPFFTNYRPQFYFRTTDVTGVLNLPAGVEMIMPGDNVDNLEVVLITPVAMEEGLRFAIREGGRTVGAGVVTAIIE; this is translated from the coding sequence ATGGCAAAAGAGAAATTTGAGCGGAATAAGCCGCACGTAAACGTTGGAACCATCGGTCACGTTGACCATGGTAAGACAACGCTTACCGCCGCCATCACGATGTGTCTGGCCGCTAAGGGTCTTTCACAAAAGCGTTCGTTCGACTCGATCGATAACGCACCTGAAGAAAAGGCACGCGGGATCACGATCGCTACGGCACACGTTGAGTACGAGACGGAGAACCGTCACTACGCACACGTTGACTGCCCGGGCCACGCTGACTATGTGAAGAACATGATCACGGGTGCCGCTCAGATGGACGGCGCGATCCTCGTGGTAGCAGCAACAGACGGTCCGATGCCACAAACGCGTGAGCACATCCTGCTTGCACGTCAGGTTGGCGTACCTCGTATCGTGGTGTTCATGAACAAGGTAGACATCGCAGATCCGGATCTCGTTGAACTCGTTGAGATGGAAATCCGTGAACTTCTGAGCAAGTACGAATTCCCTGGCGACGACATTCCGATCATCAAGGGTTCGGCACTCAAGGCGCTTGACGCAGCCTCTGGCGGCGCTGGTGCTGATGATGCTGACATGGCATGCATCTTTGAACTTATGGCAGCTGTGGATTCATACATCCCAACGCCGGTTCGTGACGTAGACAAGCCATTCCTTATGCCTGTTGAAGACGTGTTCTCGATCACTGGTCGTGGCACAGTAGGTACGGGTCGTATCGAGCGTGGTATCGTCAAGGTCAACGAAGAAGTCGAGATCGTAGGATTCGGCCTTCAGAAGAAGACGATCGTAACTGGTATCGAAATGTTCCGCAAGCTTCTTGATGAAGGTCGTGCCGGCGACAACGTTGGTCTCCTTCTTCGCGGCGTGGACAAGGAAGAGATTGAGCGCGGCATGGTTATCGCCAAGCCAGGTTCGATCACACCGCACCACAAGTTCAAGGCTCAAGCGTACGTACTCAACAAAGACGAAGGTGGCCGTCACACGCCATTCTTCACGAACTACCGTCCTCAGTTCTACTTCCGTACAACGGATGTGACGGGTGTTCTCAACTTGCCGGCTGGCGTTGAAATGATCATGCCTGGCGACAACGTTGACAATCTCGAAGTGGTACTCATCACACCGGTGGCCATGGAAGAAGGACTTCGCTTCGCTATTCGCGAAGGTGGTCGTACAGTTGGTGCTGGTGTTGTAACGGCGATCATCGAATAA
- the rplV gene encoding 50S ribosomal protein L22 has translation MEARAIKRYNRSSPRKMRLVIDLIRGKSAQEALNILQFSDKAAGSVAELTLKSAISNLTRKDQGIDPESIVVKECFVDPGPTIKRISPAPMGRAYRIRKRSHHLTIVVSTKQ, from the coding sequence ATGGAAGCACGCGCTATCAAACGCTACAATAGATCGTCGCCTCGCAAGATGCGTCTTGTGATCGATCTCATCCGTGGCAAGTCGGCTCAGGAGGCACTCAACATCCTCCAATTCTCGGACAAGGCAGCTGGTTCGGTGGCTGAGCTCACGCTCAAGTCTGCTATCAGCAACCTCACCCGGAAGGATCAGGGGATCGACCCCGAGTCCATCGTTGTGAAGGAGTGTTTCGTCGATCCAGGACCGACGATCAAGCGGATCTCACCGGCCCCGATGGGTCGTGCATATCGCATTCGCAAGCGCTCGCATCATTTAACCATCGTCGTTTCTACGAAACAGTAA